One Methanoculleus sp. 7T genomic window carries:
- a CDS encoding FHA domain-containing protein, translating into MTDDDDSRTLILDIDTDDLQELSEYLDVLSSSTRLKILKVIERTPKDVRQISSEIETSYENTKKHLDKLMSIGVVRKEAGLSRPTAKGIHPVWKYSLVPGGLEAITRSLGLFSNLKLTLTDAVLAKKLAGVRETFSGEFFGRRPVLFLLGGADDGKVFPIGHDTIAIGRADPSAPGRSDPEREVVLGEDYAAVTRISKPHARLTRRGDVWLIEDCGSTGGTFVNGTPLDRGTRRELHDGDLIELAKGAPGATLVFVVPGEVPPSDAA; encoded by the coding sequence ATGACCGACGACGACGACTCAAGGACCCTGATCCTCGATATAGACACCGACGACCTGCAGGAACTCTCCGAATACCTCGACGTGCTGAGCAGCAGCACACGCTTAAAGATTCTGAAGGTCATCGAACGGACGCCAAAAGACGTTCGGCAGATATCGTCCGAGATCGAGACGAGTTACGAGAACACGAAGAAACACCTCGACAAACTGATGAGCATCGGAGTCGTCCGGAAGGAGGCCGGCCTCTCACGCCCGACCGCGAAAGGAATCCACCCGGTCTGGAAATACTCGCTCGTGCCCGGGGGCCTTGAGGCGATCACCAGGAGTCTCGGGCTCTTCTCGAACCTGAAACTGACGCTCACGGACGCCGTGCTCGCAAAGAAACTCGCCGGCGTTCGGGAGACGTTCTCGGGCGAGTTCTTCGGCCGGCGCCCGGTCCTCTTCCTCCTCGGCGGGGCGGATGACGGAAAGGTCTTCCCGATCGGGCACGACACCATCGCCATAGGCCGGGCCGACCCGAGCGCGCCCGGCCGGTCCGACCCCGAGCGTGAGGTCGTGCTCGGCGAGGACTACGCGGCGGTCACCCGGATATCAAAGCCGCACGCCCGGCTCACCCGGCGAGGGGACGTCTGGCTCATCGAGGACTGCGGCAGCACAGGCGGAACCTTCGTGAACGGCACGCCGCTCGACCGGGGCACGCGGCGGGAACTCCACGACGGAGATCTCATCGAACTTGCAAAAGGGGCGCCGGGGGCGACTCTCGTCTTCGTCGTTCCCGGGGAGGTGCCGCCGTCGGATGCGGCCTG